In Bombus affinis isolate iyBomAffi1 chromosome 11, iyBomAffi1.2, whole genome shotgun sequence, one genomic interval encodes:
- the LOC126922299 gene encoding ribonuclease P/MRP protein subunit POP5 produces MVRFKNRYIIFEITVGDKSNKPLQLKTTVLHNAIQQKVQQLYGDFGVAAIKAGFSAKYCNIHTKIALVKTRHGPHKFLLKAIPIINDIAGRLVSVKILYVGATLKHCFLFIKRYQQQKLEKVWGTLKTETERKNMENALMTLTPAMKDCT; encoded by the exons atggTTCGCTTTAAAAACAg ATacataatatttgaaataactGTTGGTGATAAATCTAACAAGCCTTTACAATTAAAAACTACGGTTTTGCATAATGCTATTCAACAAAAAGTACAACAGTTGTATGGTGATTTTGGAGTTGCAGCGATAAAAGCTGGTTTTAGTG CAAAGTATTGCAATATACATACAAAAATTGCATTAGTGAAAACCAGACATGGCCCCCACAAATTTTTACTAAAGGCTATCCCAATCATAAATGACATAGCAGGACGTTTAGTATCAGTAAAAATACTTTACGTGGGTGCAACATTGAAACATTGTTTCCTCTTTATCAAA AGATATCAACAACAAAAGCTGGAAAAAGTATGGGGTACTCTTAAAACCGAAACAGAACGGAAAAATATGGAGAACGCTTTAATGACGCTAACTCCAGCCATGAAAGACTGTACATGA
- the LOC126922232 gene encoding FGGY carbohydrate kinase domain-containing protein isoform X1 has product MDYYVGVDVGTGSARAALVSSTGKILKMTTCPLEIFHPAPNFYEQSSDNIWSAVCHVVKSVVADISAEYVRGIGFAATCSLVAIDKTGSPVTVSPTGEDKQNVILWMDHRAQKEADFINEQNHEMLQYVGGKVSLEMQTPKMLWLKNNLPSSWNRAALLFDLPDFLTWKATDSESRSLCSLVCKWNYSAGPDGNNKWDEEFFEQIHLKDLKKDNWRKIGNDVRTPGHRVDQGLSAKAASELGLLKRTAVGTSLIDAHAGGLGMIGCRVPGVSPKLQSRLALICGTSTCHMIVNEKKLFVSGVWGPYFSAMIPGMWLSEGGQSATGKLLDHIIDTHPATPGILKSLSGNKHIQQYLSELLQTIADQKNLENVSYLTKDIHIWPDFHGNRSPLADPALKGMISGLSLSVDHENLALLYLATIQALTYGTKYILETLEAAGHKVETLLVCGGLSQNPLFTQIQADVLGLPVLCPIEKESVLIGAAILGSYAAGRFNTVYDATQTMGGSANIVKPKNECYKYHLQKYRVFRRMVQDQIDYREIMSKEFL; this is encoded by the exons ATGGATTACTATGTGGGTGTTGATGTAGGAACAGGAAGTGCTCGAGCTGCTCTAGTGTCTTCCACAGGAAAGATACTGAAAATGACGACATGTCCACTTGAAATTTTCCACCCCGCTCCTAATTTTTATGAACAATCATCTGATAATATTTGGAGTGCAGTTTGCCATGTAGTAAAG TCAGTTGTAGCTGATATCTCTGCAGAATATGTACGGGGTATTGGCTTTGCTGCTACTTGTTCATTGGTAGCAATTGACAAAACAGGATCACCAGTCACAGTTAGTCCAACAG GTGAAGATAAACAGAATGTTATATTATGGATGGACCATAGAGCACAGAAAGAAGCTGATTTTATAAATGAACAGAATCACGAGATGCTTCAGTATGTAGGTGGGAAAGTATCGTTAGAGATGCAAACACCCAAAATGTTGTGGCTCAAAAATAATCTACCTTCATCTTGGAACCGCGCAGCACTGCTATTTGATCTGCCTGATTTCTTAACCTGGAAGGCTACAGATTCTGAATCAAG ATCTCTATGCTCTTTAGTATGCAAGTGGAACTATAGCGCTGGTCCTGATGGTAACAATAAATGGGACGAAGAATTCTTtgaacaaattcatttaaaagATCTTAAGAAAGATAATTGGAGGAAAATAG GTAATGATGTGAGGACTCCGGGCCATCGGGTTGACCAAGGATTGTCGGCAAAAGCTGCTTCTGAATTGGGACTCCTAAAACGAACAGCTGTGGGAACATCCCTTATTGATGCACATGCTGGAGGACTCGGTATGATAGGCTGTCGTGTACCCGGTGTATCCCCTAAATTACAAAGTAGATTAG CATTAATTTGTGGCACATCAACTTGCCATATGATAGTTAATGAGAAGAAACTTTTTGTTAGTGGCGTCTGGGGGCCATATTTCAGTGCCATGATTCCAGGAATGTGGTTGAGCGAAGGGGGGCAAAGTGCAACTGGAAAATTACTCGACCATATAATTGATACCCATCCCGCAACGCCAGGGATTTTGAAAAGCTTAAGTGGCAATAA ACACATACAGCAATATTTGTCTGAATTATTGCAAACGATAGCTGATCAAAAGAATTTGGAAAATGTTTCATACTTAACAAAAGATATTCATATATGGCCTGACTTTCACGGAAATCGATCTCCTTTAGCTGATCCGGCACTGAAAGGGATG ATTTCAGGACTCTCTCTATCCGTTGATCATGAAAACTTGGCACTATTATACTTGGCAACGATACAAGCTTTAAcg TATGGTACGAAGTATATTTTGGAAACGTTAGAAGCTGCCGGCCACAAAGTAGAGACTTTATTAGTTTGCGGTGGTCTAAGCCAAAATCCACTATTTACCCAAATACAGGCGGATGTATTAGGTTTACCTGTACTATGTCCTATAGAAAAGGAATCAGTACTGATAGGAGCTGCGATTCTTGGATCCTATGCAGCTGGGAGGTTCAATACAGTATATGATGCTACACAAACAATGGGAGGATCTGCAAACATTGTTAAACCTAAAAACGAATGCTACAA GTACCATCTTCAAAAATATCGAGTATTTCGGAGAATGGTACAAGATCAAATAGATTACAGAGAGATTATGAGCAAAGAATTTTTATAA
- the LOC126922232 gene encoding FGGY carbohydrate kinase domain-containing protein isoform X2 — protein sequence MTTCPLEIFHPAPNFYEQSSDNIWSAVCHVVKSVVADISAEYVRGIGFAATCSLVAIDKTGSPVTVSPTGEDKQNVILWMDHRAQKEADFINEQNHEMLQYVGGKVSLEMQTPKMLWLKNNLPSSWNRAALLFDLPDFLTWKATDSESRSLCSLVCKWNYSAGPDGNNKWDEEFFEQIHLKDLKKDNWRKIGNDVRTPGHRVDQGLSAKAASELGLLKRTAVGTSLIDAHAGGLGMIGCRVPGVSPKLQSRLALICGTSTCHMIVNEKKLFVSGVWGPYFSAMIPGMWLSEGGQSATGKLLDHIIDTHPATPGILKSLSGNKHIQQYLSELLQTIADQKNLENVSYLTKDIHIWPDFHGNRSPLADPALKGMISGLSLSVDHENLALLYLATIQALTYGTKYILETLEAAGHKVETLLVCGGLSQNPLFTQIQADVLGLPVLCPIEKESVLIGAAILGSYAAGRFNTVYDATQTMGGSANIVKPKNECYKYHLQKYRVFRRMVQDQIDYREIMSKEFL from the exons ATGACGACATGTCCACTTGAAATTTTCCACCCCGCTCCTAATTTTTATGAACAATCATCTGATAATATTTGGAGTGCAGTTTGCCATGTAGTAAAG TCAGTTGTAGCTGATATCTCTGCAGAATATGTACGGGGTATTGGCTTTGCTGCTACTTGTTCATTGGTAGCAATTGACAAAACAGGATCACCAGTCACAGTTAGTCCAACAG GTGAAGATAAACAGAATGTTATATTATGGATGGACCATAGAGCACAGAAAGAAGCTGATTTTATAAATGAACAGAATCACGAGATGCTTCAGTATGTAGGTGGGAAAGTATCGTTAGAGATGCAAACACCCAAAATGTTGTGGCTCAAAAATAATCTACCTTCATCTTGGAACCGCGCAGCACTGCTATTTGATCTGCCTGATTTCTTAACCTGGAAGGCTACAGATTCTGAATCAAG ATCTCTATGCTCTTTAGTATGCAAGTGGAACTATAGCGCTGGTCCTGATGGTAACAATAAATGGGACGAAGAATTCTTtgaacaaattcatttaaaagATCTTAAGAAAGATAATTGGAGGAAAATAG GTAATGATGTGAGGACTCCGGGCCATCGGGTTGACCAAGGATTGTCGGCAAAAGCTGCTTCTGAATTGGGACTCCTAAAACGAACAGCTGTGGGAACATCCCTTATTGATGCACATGCTGGAGGACTCGGTATGATAGGCTGTCGTGTACCCGGTGTATCCCCTAAATTACAAAGTAGATTAG CATTAATTTGTGGCACATCAACTTGCCATATGATAGTTAATGAGAAGAAACTTTTTGTTAGTGGCGTCTGGGGGCCATATTTCAGTGCCATGATTCCAGGAATGTGGTTGAGCGAAGGGGGGCAAAGTGCAACTGGAAAATTACTCGACCATATAATTGATACCCATCCCGCAACGCCAGGGATTTTGAAAAGCTTAAGTGGCAATAA ACACATACAGCAATATTTGTCTGAATTATTGCAAACGATAGCTGATCAAAAGAATTTGGAAAATGTTTCATACTTAACAAAAGATATTCATATATGGCCTGACTTTCACGGAAATCGATCTCCTTTAGCTGATCCGGCACTGAAAGGGATG ATTTCAGGACTCTCTCTATCCGTTGATCATGAAAACTTGGCACTATTATACTTGGCAACGATACAAGCTTTAAcg TATGGTACGAAGTATATTTTGGAAACGTTAGAAGCTGCCGGCCACAAAGTAGAGACTTTATTAGTTTGCGGTGGTCTAAGCCAAAATCCACTATTTACCCAAATACAGGCGGATGTATTAGGTTTACCTGTACTATGTCCTATAGAAAAGGAATCAGTACTGATAGGAGCTGCGATTCTTGGATCCTATGCAGCTGGGAGGTTCAATACAGTATATGATGCTACACAAACAATGGGAGGATCTGCAAACATTGTTAAACCTAAAAACGAATGCTACAA GTACCATCTTCAAAAATATCGAGTATTTCGGAGAATGGTACAAGATCAAATAGATTACAGAGAGATTATGAGCAAAGAATTTTTATAA
- the LOC126922257 gene encoding uncharacterized protein LOC126922257 isoform X1, whose translation MKNVRVKARQCLERFGDQGGYFDVVVRPMLQQGHEGELCGWLKEMSLIRTVSTCPHPDCKGRSLAWNQARIVDKYSWSCPNCTRKQSIRENSFFVGVKCDLKMCLQLILGWCQMIPSELTANYLEIKKHVVKKVYERCDEVSENYVTSHPEDWVLGGQSAILIVDEFPNGYMTESPSDITTAKKRNNNSHTILCIAETNTIPTRMWLHMIEAFPEPVKVDKSQGDVDKCKMVKEALKEIAKHSAPGSYIVANNRARCCNFESLQELKQYKVISVEQLQKFDPPGKNKLLNNLETIWQCGVEICEEIQETTHILGQRIIAKHLWRQRFGTSPSTAFQYMLNHIAEYYRFV comes from the exons ATGAAGAACGTAAGAGTCAAAGCGAG aCAATGTTTGGAGAGATTTGGAGATCAAGGAGGATATTTTGACGTTGTGGTCAGACCAATGTTGCAACAAGGACACGAAGGAGAATTATGCGGATGGTTAAAAGAAATGAGTTTAATTAGGACTGTTTCTACGTGTCCACATCCTGATTGTAAAGGCAGGAGTTTAGCTTGGAATCAAGCAAGAATTGTAGATAAATATAGTTGGTCGTGTCCCAATTGTACAAGGAAACAGTCTATTAGAGAAAATTCTTTTTTTGTTGGAGTCAAATGTGACCTGAAAATGTGCCTTCAACTGATATTAGGATGGTGTCAAATGATACCTAGTGAACTTACTGCCAATTATCTAG AAATAAAGAAACACGTAGTTAAGAAAGTATATGAAAGATGTGATGAGGTTTCTGAAAATTATGTAACAAGTCATCCAGAGGATTGGGTTCTAGGAGGTCAAAGTGCAATATTAATTGTGGATGAATTTCCTAATGGCTACATGACTGAGAGTCCTTCTGATATAACTACTGCTAAGAAACGCAACAATAATTCTCATACCATATTGTGCATAGCAGAAACAAATACAATACCAACTAGAATGTGGCTTCACATGATTGAAGCATTTCCAGAG CCAGTAAAAGTAGATAAATCACAAGGTGATGTTGACaaatgcaaaatggttaaagaaGCTTTAAAAGAAATTGCAAAGCACAGTGCTCCTGGCAGCTATATTGTAGCGAATAATCGAGCTCGTTGTTGCAATTTTGAATCATTGCAAGAATTAAAACAGTATAAGGTAATTAGTGTGGAACAACTCCAAAAATTTGACCCACCAGGGAAAAATAAACTTCTTAATAATTTAG AAACGATTTGGCAATGTGGCGTCGAGATTTGTGAAGAAATTCAAGAAACAACACATATTCTAGGACAGCGTATAATAGCGAAGCATTTATGGAGGCAAAGATTCGGTACGTCTCCTTCTACCGCATTTCAATATATGCTTAATCATATTGCAGAATATTATCGTTTTGTGTAA
- the LOC126922257 gene encoding uncharacterized protein LOC126922257 isoform X2, with translation MLQQGHEGELCGWLKEMSLIRTVSTCPHPDCKGRSLAWNQARIVDKYSWSCPNCTRKQSIRENSFFVGVKCDLKMCLQLILGWCQMIPSELTANYLEIKKHVVKKVYERCDEVSENYVTSHPEDWVLGGQSAILIVDEFPNGYMTESPSDITTAKKRNNNSHTILCIAETNTIPTRMWLHMIEAFPEPVKVDKSQGDVDKCKMVKEALKEIAKHSAPGSYIVANNRARCCNFESLQELKQYKVISVEQLQKFDPPGKNKLLNNLETIWQCGVEICEEIQETTHILGQRIIAKHLWRQRFGTSPSTAFQYMLNHIAEYYRFV, from the exons ATGTTGCAACAAGGACACGAAGGAGAATTATGCGGATGGTTAAAAGAAATGAGTTTAATTAGGACTGTTTCTACGTGTCCACATCCTGATTGTAAAGGCAGGAGTTTAGCTTGGAATCAAGCAAGAATTGTAGATAAATATAGTTGGTCGTGTCCCAATTGTACAAGGAAACAGTCTATTAGAGAAAATTCTTTTTTTGTTGGAGTCAAATGTGACCTGAAAATGTGCCTTCAACTGATATTAGGATGGTGTCAAATGATACCTAGTGAACTTACTGCCAATTATCTAG AAATAAAGAAACACGTAGTTAAGAAAGTATATGAAAGATGTGATGAGGTTTCTGAAAATTATGTAACAAGTCATCCAGAGGATTGGGTTCTAGGAGGTCAAAGTGCAATATTAATTGTGGATGAATTTCCTAATGGCTACATGACTGAGAGTCCTTCTGATATAACTACTGCTAAGAAACGCAACAATAATTCTCATACCATATTGTGCATAGCAGAAACAAATACAATACCAACTAGAATGTGGCTTCACATGATTGAAGCATTTCCAGAG CCAGTAAAAGTAGATAAATCACAAGGTGATGTTGACaaatgcaaaatggttaaagaaGCTTTAAAAGAAATTGCAAAGCACAGTGCTCCTGGCAGCTATATTGTAGCGAATAATCGAGCTCGTTGTTGCAATTTTGAATCATTGCAAGAATTAAAACAGTATAAGGTAATTAGTGTGGAACAACTCCAAAAATTTGACCCACCAGGGAAAAATAAACTTCTTAATAATTTAG AAACGATTTGGCAATGTGGCGTCGAGATTTGTGAAGAAATTCAAGAAACAACACATATTCTAGGACAGCGTATAATAGCGAAGCATTTATGGAGGCAAAGATTCGGTACGTCTCCTTCTACCGCATTTCAATATATGCTTAATCATATTGCAGAATATTATCGTTTTGTGTAA
- the LOC126922258 gene encoding retinol dehydrogenase 13-like isoform X4 → MFAAVSKPLYVYSAGLTIIGGGYLLRDYLSGELYENDKNLTDKVIIVTGANTGIGKEIARDLAKREAKVIMACRDMEKCENTRRDIVIESRNKYVYCRPCDLASQKSIRDFVEQFKKEHKKLHILINNAGVMRCPKMYTQEGIELQFGVNHIGHFLLTNLLLDTLKDSAPSRIVNVSSSAHKRGKIKFDDLNNDKTYEPGEAYAQSKLANILFTKELANKLKGTGVTVNAVHPGIVRTEIMRYMGIYQNFLGRLTVDTLTWLFIKTPIKGAQSVLFAALDPSLDDVTGEYFINNKVAEVSNEAKNDKVIKWLWAVSEKWTKLDSV, encoded by the exons AGATTATCTTAGTGGAGAATTATATGAGAATGATAAAAATCTAACTGACAAAGTAATTATTGTAACAGGAGCAAATACTGGAATTGGTAAAGAAATAGCTCGTGATTTAGCTAAACGAGAGGCTAAAGTTATAATGGCTTGTAGAGATAtggaaaaatgtgaaaat ACACGCCGTGACATAGTAATAGAAAGTAGGAATAAATATGTTTATTGTAGACCATGTGATCTAGCATCTCAAAAAAGTATTAGGGATTTTGTAGAGCAATTTAAGAAAG AACACAAGAAGCTTCACATTCTTATAAATAATGCAGGAGTAATGAGATGTCCTAAGATGTATACTCAAGAAGGAATTGAATTGCAATTTGGTGTGAATCATATAGGACACTTTTTACTAACAAATTTATTGTTAGACACTTTAAAAGATTCTGCACCATCGAGGATTGTAAATGTTTCAAGTAGTGCACACAAGCGTGGCAAAATTAAATTCGACGATTTGAATAATGACAAAACCTATGAGCCTGGCGAAGCATATGCACAGAGCAAATTAGCTAATATTCTATTTACGAAGGAATTGGCAAATAAATTGAAAG GAACTGGTGTTACGGTGAATGCCGTCCATCCTGGTATAGTAAGAACAGAAATAATGCGATATATGGGAATTTATCAAAACTTTTTAGGTAGATTAACCGTAGATACACTTACATGGTTATTTATTAAGACGCCTATAAAGGGAGCGCAATCTGTTTTATTTGCTGCATTAGATCCGTCTTTGGATGATGTAACTGGAGAATATTTCAT taataataaagtaGCAGAAGTTTCGAATGAAGCAAAAAATGATAAAGTTATAAAATGGCTATGGGCAGTCAGTGAGAAGTGGACTAAATTGGATTCTGTATAA
- the LOC126922258 gene encoding retinol dehydrogenase 13-like isoform X3: protein MFAAVSKPLYVYSAGLTIIGGGYLLRDYLSGELYENDKNLTDKVIIVTGANTGIGKEIARDLAKREAKVIMACRDMEKCENTRRDIVIESRNKYVYCRPCDLASQKSIRDFVEQFKKEHKKLHILINNAGVMRCPKMYTQEGIELQFGVNHIGHFLLTNLLLDTLKDSAPSRIVNVSSSAHKRGKIKFDDLNNDKTYEPGEAYAQSKLANILFTKELANKLKGTGVTVNAVHPGIVRTEIMRYMGIYQNFLGRLTVDTLTWLFIKTPIKGAQSVLFAALDPSLDDVTGEYFINNKVAEVSNEAKNDKVIKWLWAVSEKWTKLDSV from the exons aTGTTTGCGGCTGTTTCAAaacctttatatgtatattcagCCGGTTTGACCATCATTGGTGGAGGTTACTTACTTAG AGATTATCTTAGTGGAGAATTATATGAGAATGATAAAAATCTAACTGACAAAGTAATTATTGTAACAGGAGCAAATACTGGAATTGGTAAAGAAATAGCTCGTGATTTAGCTAAACGAGAGGCTAAAGTTATAATGGCTTGTAGAGATAtggaaaaatgtgaaaat ACACGCCGTGACATAGTAATAGAAAGTAGGAATAAATATGTTTATTGTAGACCATGTGATCTAGCATCTCAAAAAAGTATTAGGGATTTTGTAGAGCAATTTAAGAAAG AACACAAGAAGCTTCACATTCTTATAAATAATGCAGGAGTAATGAGATGTCCTAAGATGTATACTCAAGAAGGAATTGAATTGCAATTTGGTGTGAATCATATAGGACACTTTTTACTAACAAATTTATTGTTAGACACTTTAAAAGATTCTGCACCATCGAGGATTGTAAATGTTTCAAGTAGTGCACACAAGCGTGGCAAAATTAAATTCGACGATTTGAATAATGACAAAACCTATGAGCCTGGCGAAGCATATGCACAGAGCAAATTAGCTAATATTCTATTTACGAAGGAATTGGCAAATAAATTGAAAG GAACTGGTGTTACGGTGAATGCCGTCCATCCTGGTATAGTAAGAACAGAAATAATGCGATATATGGGAATTTATCAAAACTTTTTAGGTAGATTAACCGTAGATACACTTACATGGTTATTTATTAAGACGCCTATAAAGGGAGCGCAATCTGTTTTATTTGCTGCATTAGATCCGTCTTTGGATGATGTAACTGGAGAATATTTCAT taataataaagtaGCAGAAGTTTCGAATGAAGCAAAAAATGATAAAGTTATAAAATGGCTATGGGCAGTCAGTGAGAAGTGGACTAAATTGGATTCTGTATAA